The window CAAAAAATAATGCTGTAGCAAGGTCAGGAAGATGGGAAATAGAAATATCATCATCTGCTTCAGGCATCAAGATGACCCACTAATAATGGATCAGCTACCAAGTAAGGAAAAAGCAGATGCCTtctgaaaacaattttgtagtCTAGTACTTCAATTTTACTGACAACCCCAACTGCCTGGCAAAATTGGTTAGTCATGCCGAGATATTAAGAACGGAAATGCCAAGCTACCCCTTGGCTGATGCTATCCAAGCGTCAGCTGCTTGTATATGTCTTGACCCTCCATGAACAAAGCTACACATCatcatttccttctctttcattcaCTATGATTGTTGGAAAGTTTGGCTGCAGGATTTCCACTTAAATGATCTTCTTAATGCTTGAATTGCCCGTTGCTATCATTTCTTTTGCTTTGTTTGTTTTGACTGTGTAGAATTGTAGTACAATAATCACCTCTGAAATTCGATGCAATAATCAAATACTTTCTCAGGAGGAGGTTTTCCAGATAAATGTTGAAAATAACTTGAGAAAATAATCACTTTTTAAGCGTACATTTTTCagcattttctttccttctagtTTTTTCCAAGACCCATAGAGTATCAATTTAGAAAAGTAAGAAATCATTTGAACCCCAGACCAACAACAAATGGATTGTCATTCATTTCATGGAATGATTTCATAATGCAGCACTCCTCATCTAGTGACTATGATTAATTTCCTTGTTAGGAATGTATCATATCTGCTCAAACCAGCCTTCTGCCTTAATCCCTGTATAGTTTTATGACTCCCTTGGCATAATACTAGCAGGAGTCTGCATGATGTACTAAGTTTCCTGCGCCTATGTTTTCCATCATCTGTGCAACCCAATTGACCTTCAATTCTTTCTTCTCCTTCCTCCACAATTCTCTAGTCCTTCTCACCATGTCCTCAACCCTCCTTGTATTCCAAACCGATCAGTCTTCAGGTCCCAAAAGAACGTCCAGACGAAAGTACATTGTCTGCCCTAATGCAGCTTGCTTTCCAGATGATTTTAAAAGGACATCATGTGTTTGAATTGTGACTACTATTTCCATCTTCCTCTCTTTACTTTTCTTGGGGAAATACTTCTCAGATAAATGAAAGCATTAGTTCGCAAGGTGGAGCTTGTATTAATTGCTTAAAATCTAACCACAGATACATTTTCCACAAGTCAGCAgctttttctcttgttttacATATTTTGGATAGACCAGATTGACAGATGAGAATGGGATCATCCGCATGTAGTAAAGCAATTAAAACAAGCCCACAACACCCACCGACAATGGAGCAGCCAATTTCAACCACTTGAAAAGTTGGTTGTTCATTAATCATAACATCAAGACAATAAAGCAATTCTAGGCTTCTGATTTCTACTTGCAATTGCCTAAGAGTCCTCATAAGCCATACCTTCCACTTTCTTTTTGTCATGTTTTGCAATGCCTAAGAGTTCTCAGTAGCTGTTCAAGAAGTCTTTCTCTCACCCGCCCTTTACCATAAGCTTAATTTTCGAGTGCTTGACATGGAGGAAACTCAAAAACTGCAACTCCAAATCATGGGTTAGTCCATTTTTCCAGATATTTCTGGTTGATTGATGAGGAAACTGAGGAAAACAGAAGATAAATATGAGTTACATGCTTTGGGttgctttggtttccaaaataTGAAAACTCAACCAAGCTAAGCAAAATAGTTGTGTTACACTCAGTTGAGTGGAGGTTTTGATTCAATGATCTAGAATCCTTTTCTTAGCAATCAAATGGACAGCtcttaaaattttcctttcagtCATCAAAGCTTTaggtaaatataaatattaaaaaaaaacaaaaacaaaaagatactAGACTTCATATGATCTTAGGACAGTGCTTCACTTTCTAATCTCAAATCTTCTGCGGTCACAGAATAGGAGGTGGTGGATGTTTTTTAGTTAGCTCATCCGACAATAAAATTGTTGGGTTGGGGGATGCAGTGACAGTAGTTTGGGATATCACACTGGGCTGAGGGATACTTAACTGCAGAAGGGGGATAGGGAACGCTGTGGGAGAGACTTTGATCCAGGGAAGTTATGTGGTGATTTTGGCTTGAACAGCTAAAGCTTGGCACAGACTTTGAGCCAGTGTAACTGTTTCTGGTATTTGATATGAAGGGGAAAAAATGCAAGCCAATTTAACAGATAAGGATAGGATCAGCAGTATACAGATGGTCAAGAGCAATTAAGACTGCAGTTGCACACCAACCAATGATGGAACTTCTATTAACTAAGGACAAGGGTAGATGCTATCCAgtccaaaataaatttatagttttGCACCAATCAGTAACAAATCCAACGAACTTGAGCAAATTGATTCGTCATACCGAATAAGGCAAAGAGTCGGACTAGGCTACTCATTGTATGATGCTACACACTAGTGTTGATTGTGATGCGGCTACTTGTATTTGTGTTCTGCTCCTCCATGAGAAAAAACCACATATAAAACTGAAAAATATAGTTGGACTAAGGCTTTGCAGCAATGTGACTGGATTTGAAAGGTTCTTCTGCTAGAATTTTCAGCTACTGTCATCTTCTTCATGCCTGAATTCCTTCTTACTGTCATTTTTTCCTTCCCTTGTTTAGCTGTCTCTCAAGCTCTGTCCCTGGCTTAATCATCTAGGAGTTTCAGGGTCTTTGACATGGGGGAAGCTGCAGAACTGCAAGTTCAAATCATGGGTAAGTGTCATTTTCCAAATGTTTACATGAATTGGCCCTCTGGTTGGTTGATGAGGAAACcgaagaaaaagacaaaaactaTTGAGTAGCATGGTTTGTGTCTTGGTTTTCAAATATGGAAAAAACTTTCCACTGCTAAGTTAATTGGATTAGGTTTTGTTGAATGGAGGTTTTTGTTTATAGATTGGAGTTTTGCAGGAACCAAAAGGAGAACTCAGAAAATTCTTCTCCTTGTAGTCATTAAAACCATGGGACAATATCTAGATGAAGGATACAAACCTTCAAATGATTTTTGTACAAGGAtgatttctatttctattttaaatttacttcTATCATCAGACAGTTGCAACAGGTGATGGATGTTTCCAGAGCAGTCCAACAGTAGATCTGCAGCACTTCCTTACAGTATCCAATGGCTCCTCAGGCAATGGTTTCCCAATCTGCTGCATTTTGTTATTACAGTTCTTGTTGGTATAAGattaaatacttatacaaaaaatatatttttgggctgctggaacttttttttattgatgaagagtgctgaatttatacatgaacttgtaacttaaatgacattagaatagcagaaaatcaagctactagatgatgaacaactacttcctataaaatagaaaccaaatcttgaccaaataaaaataagaaaatatctagatgttgcagattttgtgcaagactccagctgcaatattcaaaattcaaattccagcaaatactaagtcaaaattcaacactcctccttgacttCGTAGATGCAAACTCCAAGTCTTGCACGTAGACACTCAAACCAAACTTCGAAAGGGGTCTGCTTCTTTAACACTTTTGTTGGCAATATGTTCAGAAAATATACTGCTCTACTTGCAGTTTTAGCCCAAAATTGTTTGCATTCCATTTCAAGGATGACATTTTTTGAGATCCACCAAACATTGTTTGCATTCCATTTCAAGGATGGCATTTTTTGAGATCCACCAACATCAGTATGCACCAGTTGCAGTTTTtgggttgctctccaggatatTTTCTTTGGAAAGGGAAGTTTAGTTTGCTTCCCATATTGACAAGTAGCACATATAGGAAGATCTTTTTCTAAGTCAGGAAGTCCTTCagctatttgatttttcttcatgtagAGCACATCATCATGATGAAAGTGCTCGACCCTTCTGTCCCAAAACATTGTTGTGCTATCTTGTTGTAAAATAGCAGTATGCTCATCTTCCAGTAAATTCAAGGCAAAACTTTTgcccttcatttttatgttgaacacctctttgccttcagcatccttgataatgcaattcctatcttcaaaataaactttaaattctttctCAACGAGCTGTCCAACACTGAGTAAGTTTTGGTCAATGTCAggcacaaacaaaacatcataaatgagtTTCAAACCTGTTTGGCTTTCGATAGCAACCGTTCCTTTGCCCTTCACTGGAATATACTCACCATTTCCAATTCTGACTTTGGAAATAATTGTTCTATCAAGTTCTCTAAAGAGATCTTGATTATTTGTCATGTGGTTTGTACAACCACTATCCACAAGCCAGCTTTCAGAGGTGCTTTTATTAGCAAAACACGTTGCTGCAAACAATTGCTCCTCCTGGCAATAGTCAACTGCTGCACTAGTTTCTTCCTGTTGTTGATTTTTGCAAATCCTCTCCACATGTCCTTGTTTACCACACTTGTTGCATTTCACATCTGGTCTCCACCAACATTTTTGTGGAGAATGATTTGTCTTCTTGCAATGAGGACAAGGtggaaaaactccatttttctggtTGTTGCTGCATGGCTTGTTGTTGttcatcttttcatttttatggcCTGCATTTTTCTGCATTCTTGCTTGAAATGCTCCTTCTGCAGTATCTCCTTGTCTCATGAGTCTTCTTTGTTCCACAGCCTCCAAGGAATGTAATAATTCTGTCAAGCTAATAGTTGACAGATCTTTTGAATTCTCCAAAGAGGAAATTGTAGCTTCATATTTCTCAGGAAGTGTAACCAATATCTTTTGAACAATCTTCTCATtggaaaattcttttccaagcaGCCTAACTTTGTCTGCTATTGAAAGAAGTTGTGCAGCATAGTCTTTAACAGCATCAGactccctcattttcttcatttcaaattctcgaaTCAAGTTCATCACCTGCATGTTCTTGATTCTTTCATCTCCTTTGTATTCCTCCTTGAGATACTCCCAAATTTCTGCAGctgaatcaattttcatgattttgatgaaaattgatgGTGAAACTGCAGCAAACAAGCAAGCTTTCGCTTTAGCCTTTCTTGTCCTTCTTTCTTTATGCAACTTCATTTGAGCCACAGTTGGATTGGCTCCCAGGGGAGgaacttcataattttcttcaacTGCTTCCCAAACATCAAGTGCTTGTAGATGAACTGTCATTCTAACAGCCCAAGTTTCATAATTGTCTCCATCAAGAATTGATGGTGCAACTGTGAGACTTGACTCTTCCATTGCTATATGATTTTAGAAGGTGTTTGGGTTCTCACCTCACTGGCCCCTCAAGATAactatggctctgataccactttgttggtataagattaaatacttatacaaaaaatatatttttgggctgctggaacttttttttattgatgaagagtgctgaatttatacatgaacttgtaacttaaatgacattagaatagcagaaaatcaagctactagatgatgaacaactacttcctataaaatagaaaccaaatcttgaccaaataaaaataagaaaatatctagatgttgcagattttgtgcaagactccagctgcaatattcaaaattcaaattccagcaaatactaagtcaaaattcaacagTTCTAATGCAGTTCTACACTTTCAGGATCCATTTGCATCCTAGGAAACAagggaaaggaaacaaaatgctGAAAATAGCTTGAGACAGGAATCCATTTTTATgcaattttcatcatttcccTTTCCTTCTCCATGTTCTCTCAAAGAACTCGCAAGTTCTATGATCTAAAAAAGAAATCCTTCAAAATTTCATTATGCAAAAATAGGTTCCTTCCTTGGAGAGTAAACAGGTCTAGGATGAAATGCAAACTAGTAACGTACTTTTACCATATTTATGTGTTCCCCAGCATTCAAATTCTTAAGTTCCAACCATTTCTCCGATTTatgtgtttttagtttttaccaGGTCAGGAAGCCAGAGAAGAGAACTCTGCTGAAGGAAATGTGGCTCTCCAAACAATGACACCTAGAATCAGAAAGTATATGTGGTGGCTCCAAATCGCCATCTTAAACCagatataatgaaaattatttaaaaccttatacatttttaaattcttgattttttaCATGAggagaaaataagataaataaatttgaggaaGCGTGtgataaaaatttattcatcttaaatatattttttatttccattgttTTTTCTTGTCATCTTTCACTTCACATTTTTTCCCCCTCTtactttcctttgcattttccaAAATCCAAATGGAGCctgaaaaagggaagaaaagggaaaaacttGCTTGATAGTGCCTAAGAATATGGTGAATGCCTTTCTAACTTGTGGACATGGGTGTGCAGATCAAACAAGCCTAATGGACAGCCTAAGTGGCTTCTTTCTCTTATTCCAGATTATCCGTTGCTCAACTTCATGCTCACAACTGCCATCTATATCTTAGTAAACAGATTTTTCCTTGATGCTTCAAATTTTATAAGTGAAAAATACTAATGAAATTTGCTTGTGTTGTCCTCTCTGCAGGTATCCCCTCGGCTTTTTGAACTAACCAATACACTCAAGACAGTTTTTATTCCTACAAAGGACAATCGCCGGCTGCTGCATGAATTTTCTTGCTGGAATTGGCATATCTCTGTGTTTATATTGCATTGGGTTCATTCTTCTTCAGATTCCTCATGCACAAGTAAGTTCTATTTCTTGCTTCTATGTAATTGGAATGAATCAGATTTCCAAGATGTATTGCAAAATGCATTCTTAAGGATTTTAACTGGATCATGTCATTCAGAATATCCATAAAACTAATTTTGATGTTTGAACGTTCATTTAAGAAGTAATGCAATTTACTCCTACAGGCTTGACAAATCAGGACTGAAAGGACTGGTACAAAGGGATTTCCTGTTGGATCTAGAAGAAGGTACAGATGAAAGTAAATAAGGGGACTTGGAAGCCCTGACAAATCAGGGCTAGTGTACACATGCCTTGGTGCTGCTCCAAAACAAATCTCTGATTCTGGAGAAGGAACTTAGTGAAGAAAAGATGTAAGGGTAGGCTACTGAAATCATGGACCTGTCGTGTTTAACAAAGTAGTGTCTCTCTTTCTCATCCTATTCAGTAGTGTCTCTCTTTACTCAAAGCatccactctctctctctgaaattcaaataaaaaatgataagaaagtGGATAATAGTAGGGACAGGCCTAGCTGTTTGACAGAAATCTAATGGATCCGTTGACCCCCCCAGTTGGAACAGGTCATTACTCATTAGCATTGCGATTTCACCTTCCATTTGCTCTACAAATATAGACTCATGAAACAAACCGATGATTGATTGATAGTACCTTTCactatatcataatttaatgcTTTCCATCACTTTCCtggggaaaaaagaagaagaaaaagagccGAGAcaaaattcatttcactttCCAGAAATAAGAATGCTTATCTACATCCTGACAATGGTTCTTCATTAGCCTCACTGCCATATATATCCTCACCTAGTCAACTAATGAAGTTAAACACTTCCCTATTTTCATGGGAAACAAACAAAGCTTGTATCAAGGCAAAGCAGATTAAAAATCAGAATCAACCGAACGGGCGAAGGGGATCATCAATAATATCCCATTATCAAAATGCAATTACAAGGATTTTAATCGCAGGACCACCAATAATAATAGAATAGCCATCCATTCCAAAGAGAGTTTTGTAGGTTAGTGCTTCAAACCAGTTGGAAACATTGATTAGCCATACTAATGAAGCAAGAAACCAAAGCTGGACTCCCAGTTTGGACTTTGGATCATGCTATTGTAGTGTTGTGTTCGGTGCTTCTGCCTTTTTATATGCTGTGCAACCCCCCATGCACAAAGCCTTAGCCTACTTATCAAAGTGAAAAATCAGTTATACGTGCTTACAATAATCTTCTTGCTTGAATTCCCTGTTGCTGTCATTTCTTGCCTGTTTCATCCGTGCTGAAAAATCCTTTTCAGTTTCATCATCTTTTGCATTCCCCAGCTTTCCTCTGCCTCTCTGGCCCTGGCATCATTTTTGAGGAATTTTGGGGTCTTTGAGATGGGGGAAGCTAGAGAACTACAGCTCCAGATCATGGGTAAGTTTGTTTTTCCAACAATCTAAATGAATTATGCACCCTCTGATTGGTTGATGAGGAAATTGAGGAAAAAGAGAAGCAAACTATGAAAGAGTATGTTTCATATGTTGTTTTGGTttccaaatatttgaaaaacacACTCCCCAGCTGAGCTAAATAGTTGTATCTATCATTCATGGTTGCGTTGAGGTTGTTTAAAGCAAAGTTTGGAATCTTCTTACCTTTTCTCTTTGGAccaaaaggagaagaaatcCAAAGTATCTCCTCCTTCGCAGCACCAACACTTTGCAGGATATTGGATctggaaagaagaaaagaaatggaagaatgCTCTTTCCAAGCTCCACACAGGGCCttaatttacaaaaaacaagacttttttttaattcaggataaaaataaaattttttaaaaaaaagaagaagagaagaaatccTTCCCTATGTTCTCTTTCCTTCTCTATGTTCTATCAAAGAACTCGCAAGTTCTATGCACGTGAAAAAGAAATCCTTCAAGATTTCATGATGCAAAAATATGTTCCTTCCTTGGAGAGTAAACAGGTCTAGGATGAAATGCAAACTAGTAATAtatttttaccatatttatGCGTTCCCCAGCATTCAAATTCTGAAGTTCCAACTGTTTCTCCGATTGatgtgtttttagtttttaccaGGTCAGGAAGCCAGAGAAGAGAACTCTGCTGAAGGAAATGTGGTTCTCCAAACAATGACACCGAGAATCAGAAAGTATATGTGGTGGCTCCAAATCGCCATCTATTCGCTTTTTGTCCTCTCTGGCCAGACAGTTGCTACCTTGTTGGGAAGATTGTACTTTGAGAAAGGTGGAAAAAGCAAATGGTTGGCAACACTAGTGCAACTTGCAGGTTTTCCAATCCTCCTCCCCTTATACTGTCTCTCACTGCCCAAAAGTCCCAGGACAAGTGATAGCCACACAAGCCAACCTTCAGCCTTAGTCCTTCTGCTGCTTTATGTCTCCCTCGGCATTCTTCTAGCAGGAGACTGCATGATGTATTCAGTTGGTCTCTCATATCTGCCTGTCTCTACTTATTCACTCATTTGTGCAACTCAACTGGCCTTCAAcgctttcttttccttcttcctcAATTCACAGAAGTTCACCCCTTTCATAGTCAATTCTCTAGTTCTTCTCACCACCTCCTCAACTCTCCTTGTATTCCAAACTGGTGATTCTTCAGATCCCAAGAGAGTAGCCAAAGGAAAGTATATTATAGGGTTCTTATGCACTCTTTGTGCATCTGCTGGATCAGGATTGGCGCTTTCCCTGATACAGCTCAGTTTCCAGAAGATTTTAAAAAGGGAGACTTATACAGTGATCTTGGATTTGATAATCTACCAGTCTCTAGTTGCAACCTGTGTTGCCATGGTGGGACTTTTTGCCAGTGGAGATTGGAAGAGTCTGAATAGAGAGATGGGGGACTTTGAACTGGGGAAAGTATCCTATCTCATGATTTTGCTTTGGACAGCCGTGGGGTGGGCAGTTTTTTCTGTGGGTCTATTCGGATTGATTTTTGAGGTGTCTTCCCTCTTCTCCAATGTGATTAGTACTCTGGGATTGCCTATCGTTCCAGTTCTAGCAGTAGTTTTTTTCCATGACAAGATGGATGGAGTGAAGGTGATTGCTATGTTGTTGGGAATTTGGGGTTTTGTTTCATATATTTATCAACATTATTTAGATGATTCCAAGGCTGAAAATACAAACGTTGATTAAGTTTCCTACAGAAGAGGTTCATAGATGAATTAGACAAGCTTGGTTGCAGTGAGACTATTAAAGTTGCTTTCTTCCTCAATTACTTTTCCTAGATAAAAACTTCCTTCTCTTGAGCTGCTGTCCTGAAAATGAAATGATTCCTCAAGATCACCTCGTATTTATTTGATTAACAATCTAACCAGAGACTCATAATCCATGTTTGCAGCATCAAACAAGGAGCAAAACAAAAAAGGTTGCTACCAAGGTGGCTGAAAGGAATAGAACCATCTGCATAAGGCTACTAAAATGCTATTAAAATGATGTGGTAAAGGCCATTGATAATGGAATATCTATCAACTAACAAGATTAGGAAAACGCCATCCAATATAAATTTGTAACTTTGTCCTCCAATGACAAATCCAACCACTTAGAAACTGGTTAGTCAAGAGAAGGAACTTTTTTTCTAAGAAAATCATACCTAGAAGAATCAAACTGGCTTATCCCTAGGATCATGCAAAACTCAACATTGATTGAATAAAGCTGCTTGTACATGTTTCTCAATCCTATATGAAAAATATACGAGTCCAACAATGAGTTATAGTTGGAGTAAGACGTGAACTTGTCTACACTATTATGGTAAGTTGGCATTGTTTCTCCTATCCTAATCCTGCTGTGTGTTTTTACCAGTTCAGGAAGCCAAAGGAAAAAACTCAATGGAGAAGGCAAATCTCAACAATCAACAGTCCCACATATCCAAGGATATATGAGGTGGTTCCAAATGGCCATTTATTCGCTCTCTGTTCTTTCTGGTCAGGGTACGCTCTTGGGAAGATTGTGCTTCAACGAAGGTCCCCCTTAAAGACAATATCAAGACAAACCAAATTTCTGTCTTAACCCTTCCATTGCTTTGTGTCTGCTTCGGAGTACTACTTGCAGGAAACTGCATGATGTATTTAGTTGGGCAATCGCACCCTGTCTTCACTTTTTCCCTCATCAATGCAACCCAATTGGCCTTAATGCACTCTTCTCCTTTCTCATCAATTCACAGAAGTTCACTCACTCCttttatagtcaattctctagtCCTTCTCACTGTGTCCTCAACCATATTATTCCAACCTGATCATGAGAAGTCCCTAGACCATGAGAAGTCCTACAAAAAGAAGTGCATTATCGGGTTCTTATGCACTGTTTGTGCATCATCTGGATATGGGTTGACGCTTTCATTAATCCAGCTTGCTTTCAAGAAGATATTAAGGGAAATTTTATAGTCATCTTGGATATGATAATCTACTGCTCTTCAGTTTTCCCGCAGTTTCAGCCCATCTGTTAGTTCCAAAGTTGAATCCcttcttatttcatttttgtctcCCTACTTCGCAACTGACTCTCCAGCTTTGCATGGGTTAACTAGGTGGCAAGGATGATGTTAGAAATTTCTCATCAGGATAGTGAGATAATGAAAGCAATTACAACAACAGTAAGTAAGATGAACTCATTCAATGTATGCTAGAATCAATTTTTATTGTgttaaaaaaatgcatttgttatataaaataaaacataaacttaGTTGTTCAACAGGGTCATCATCATACTTGCCTTACAAAGAGCTTTACAGGGTCATCACTCTTTCCTCCAAATAAGATAAGACCCACAGAACACCTACTTTTTTCAGTTTCAGAATATTGTAGTAGCTTCTGTTTGAGATATAGAACTAAAACAGACGTAATTTggacttattttttgttttttcctcctctttttTTTGGAAGGGAAAGTGGTgggaggagagagggtgagcaTACAGAAGATTAGACTTCAAAGATTCAGATTATACTGCAAAAAGTTGCAGGTTAAAGTGAGTACCCAAAATCAACTACATGAGACAACCAACATAGTGAGCTCGAGGATATTTCTTCTGTAGTTGTGGCCACTGCACAAAGAACTGATCAGCCATGTGTAACTTGTATAGAAGCAAGCCACTTAAAGAGAGCCTCCTCACCCTTGCTATACTCTCAACATAAAATGTAGATGACCATCTAATCCCCACTACCTGCAAGGAacataaagaaaatgatgaatgaTGAATTCCATGACCATCTTAAAGAAGCAACAATTCAAATTTTAAGATTATCCAGATGACAATGAAACAGGCTTTCAAGGTTAAGCATCTAAACCTTAAAAAGGAATGCAATTACACATAGAGGAAGACAAGTCCCAGGACCATTGCATAGAATCTGGAAGAACACAAAACTTTCCACTGAATTACTTAAAGTCAGATAAAGACCAAAGTAACTGCAAGTATTGGGAAAAAAGACAAGAAGTACAAGGACAGATATAGCACCACTTGAGGTctgattttaatcattatccATAGGGCATGGGCAATAGCAATGATGGTAGTCACCACAGAAGTTATATATGATTGACCAACTTCCCGGCTTCGATAGATCTGCATGAACTGAGCACTCTCAAGCGCCTCACCCCCCGTCTGAGATAATAAGTCACAACTAACTCAAGAAATTTTT of the Vitis vinifera cultivar Pinot Noir 40024 chromosome 10, ASM3070453v1 genome contains:
- the LOC132252503 gene encoding probable purine permease 10, with the translated sequence MGEARELQLQIMGQEAREENSAEGNVVLQTMTPRIRKYMWWLQIAIYSLFVLSGQTVATLLGRLYFEKGGKSKWLATLVQLAGFPILLPLYCLSLPKSPRTSDSHTSQPSALVLLLLYVSLGILLAGDCMMYSVGLSYLPVSTYSLICATQLAFNAFFSFFLNSQKFTPFIVNSLVLLTTSSTLLVFQTGDSSDPKRVAKGKYIIGFLCTLCASAGSGLALSLIQLSFQKILKRETYTVILDLIIYQSLVATCVAMVGLFASGDWKSLNREMGDFELGKVSYLMILLWTAVGWAVFSVGLFGLIFEVSSLFSNVISTLGLPIVPVLAVVFFHDKMDGVKVIAMLLGIWGFVSYIYQHYLDDSKAENTNVD